In a single window of the Canis lupus dingo isolate Sandy chromosome 18, ASM325472v2, whole genome shotgun sequence genome:
- the LOC112663705 gene encoding olfactory receptor 9I1-like codes for MAKNNLTTVAEFILMGFTDYHMWEITLFLMFLIFYIVTLLGNVGMIILIQVDVQLHTPMYFFLSHLALLDACYASVITPQILGTLATGKTVISFGQCATQFFFFTICAGTECFLLSVMAYDRCVAISNPLLYTVVMNPRICWGLVVGAYVCGVSGAILRTTCTFTLSFCDYNQINFFFCDVPPLLKLACSDTTSTEIVIVFFGNFVILANALVILISYLLIIKAILKVKSPGGKVKTFSTCASHLTAVALFFGTLIFMYLRSSSNTSLEEDKVVSVFYTVFIPMLNPLIYSLRNKDVKAAFRKVTGRFQVSQSV; via the coding sequence ATGGCCAAGAATAATCTCACCACAGTAGCAGAGTTCATTCTCATGGGCTTTACGGACTACCACATGTGGGAGATTACCCTCTTCCtgatgtttctcattttttatattgtcACCCTTCTGGGGAACGTGGGAATGATCATTCTGATCCAAGTGGATGTCCAactccacacccccatgtacttcttcctgagCCATCTCGCCCTGCTGGATGCCTGCTATGCCTCAGTGATCACCCCTCAGATCCTGGGCACACTGGCCACAGGCAAGACAGTCATCTCCTTTGGCCAGTGTGCTACACAGTTCTTTTTCTTCACCATCTGTGCAGGCACAGAGTGTTTCCTGCTGTcagtgatggcctatgaccgctgTGTCGCTATTAGCAACCCACTGCTCTACACTGTGGTCATGAATCCCAGAATCTGCTGGGGTTTGGTGGTTGGAGCTTACGTCTGTGGGGTGTCAGGAGCCATCTTGCGTACCACATGCAccttcaccctctccttctgtgaCTACAATCAAATCAACTTCTTCTTCTGTGATGTCCCACCCCTGTTGAAGCTAGCCTGCAGTGACACAACAAGCACGGAGATTGTCATTGTCTTCTTTGGCAACTTTGTGATCTTGGCCAATGCCTTGGTCATTCTGATATCCTATCTGCTCATCATCAAGGCCATTCTGAAGGTGAAGTCTCCAGGTGGCAAGGTCAAGACTTTCTCCACATGTGCCTCCCACCTCACTGCTGTGGCCCTTTTCTTTGGGACTCTCATCTTCATGTATCTGCGGAGTAGCTCCAACACGTCCCTGGAGGAAGACAAGGTCGTGTCTGTCTTCTACACTGTGTTCATTCCCATGCTAAACCCTCTGATCTATAGCCTAAGAAACAAAGATGTGAAAGCAGCCTTCAGAAAGGTCACTGGTAGATTCCAGGTGTCCCAGAGTGTGTAG